The Sediminispirochaeta bajacaliforniensis DSM 16054 DNA segment TTTCTCCAAGTTTATCAATAAGGCACTTTTGTTTAATGTCGAGCAAGATGCTAATCCAATTAAGATAAGTAAACCAATGCTATATCGACTTTTCATTTTCCCTCCAAAAATAATCATTTATTTGTATTTTTTATCATTGCATTTGGATTTAAGCAAGTTATTAATAAATTTTATGGACAATACCGATAAAATACATTTTATCTACATAACATTCAATTGAGCTGCGTGGCGTTCACTGGCATGTGTTTGTGCTCTTTCCTTCATGCATTATATCATATCTTTTTCAGATTAGAGCTTTCGCTTCTCAATTCTGCTCTTCTTTACCCAATCCCAAGCACAAACCATGACAGTAGCCACGTCTGCTCCAATTGCTGGTTATGTTCTCCTAACTATCTTTTTCCTTTATTTCTCAAAGTTTTCTAATATCTTCAATTTCTTAACTGAATCTATAACATATTTTTCTTTCGCATCAAATTCATCAAATAAGATCTTCTGTTTCCCTTTGATTTCTGAATTGTATTTCGATTCTATTAATATCTTGTCATCTGTTATGAAATCTATTTCATATCCATTTTCATATACATAGAATAATTCTTTATTATTCCTCATTTTCAAATAGATATAATTCTCAAAATAGCTTCCTAAATCTCTGTCACCTATGAATAAATGTTTTATTCCAAGATCACAAGCGTACAATTTCTTTGCGGATAACAATCTTTCATTAGTTTTACCATAACGTGGTAATAGATGAACTAAAAAAGTATCTTCAAAATATCCCAAATATCTTCTTGCTGTATCGACAGACAGTTTTAAGATGTTTGCTATTTTGTTTATGCTAAGTTGTTTTCCGCTTCTTTCCATTAATAACGTATAATATTCTCTTACTATTTGATGATTTCTCAGTCCATTAAACGCAGTTATGTCTTTTTGGATAATATCATCTATTAAACTCATTAAATATTCTCGGCTTGGTTCCAATACATTTTCAGGCATTCCACCCTCTTTCATGTAATCCCTAAAATATGAGTCTAATAGATACGTTTCACTTCCTTTTATCTCAATTCCTTTAAATTTCAAATACTCATTAAAATCCAAAGGCTTTACTTCATATGTTAACGCTCTTCCAGTTAAGAATGCTTTTTTATCTCTTAGCAATGAACTTGATGAAGATGTAACAAATAGTTTTACATTCTGATTATCATAAATATTCTTCAGCTGCTGATGATAATCATCTTTATAGGTTATTTCATCAAAAAATACATAGATTTTCTCATCGAATGATAATTTATGGATTTTTCTATATTCTATCAAAATCTCTGATAATAACATTTTGCTTAACGAATAATCATCTAAGCTAACATAGAATATGTGATTTCTATCAATACCACTTTTAGTCATATAATCAATCAGGATTTTCATTAACGTTGTTTTTCCGACACGTCTCAATCCTGTTAAAAATATTATTGGCTTTGAATCTATTTGTTTTTTCAGCTTCTCAAAGTAGCTTGTTCTATTGATAAAACCTTCGGTACTGAAAGTGCCAACCCACCATGGGTTATATTGAAATAATAGTTCTTGAATATC contains these protein-coding regions:
- a CDS encoding ATP-binding protein yields the protein MDIQELLFQYNPWWVGTFSTEGFINRTSYFEKLKKQIDSKPIIFLTGLRRVGKTTLMKILIDYMTKSGIDRNHIFYVSLDDYSLSKMLLSEILIEYRKIHKLSFDEKIYVFFDEITYKDDYHQQLKNIYDNQNVKLFVTSSSSSLLRDKKAFLTGRALTYEVKPLDFNEYLKFKGIEIKGSETYLLDSYFRDYMKEGGMPENVLEPSREYLMSLIDDIIQKDITAFNGLRNHQIVREYYTLLMERSGKQLSINKIANILKLSVDTARRYLGYFEDTFLVHLLPRYGKTNERLLSAKKLYACDLGIKHLFIGDRDLGSYFENYIYLKMRNNKELFYVYENGYEIDFITDDKILIESKYNSEIKGKQKILFDEFDAKEKYVIDSVKKLKILENFEK